Proteins from a genomic interval of Candidatus Rubidus massiliensis:
- a CDS encoding V-type ATP synthase subunit I: MRIDVKKFLFVGLEDDKGLFFSKAQEAGITHFISQNGSTPKEMPTCIAQMTQALKILRGLTPLPQEEPADSNVAHGMALRIIKLKEKIEKNQQDLRVNDLEMARVAAFGDFSFENLHEIEKTSNRVIQFFYAKQGFAEENEIPDEVIYVGSDFGLDYFVSITKEPKKYDGMTEMHFTQTHGTLKQKKKTIENEIHATEHELRGYAKYNRYLQKALIEDLNLYHLNEAKAGVKNELGNGIFAIEGWVPVNKIDEMKNSVQNLHVYAEEVAINPEDSIPTYLENTGYNRVGEDLVHIYDTPSHTDKDPSLWVLLWFAFFFSMIVGDAGYGLIFLLTALYIRYRNKTFTTFGHRMWKLFMLLAAGCITWGILMNSFFGIQIGMDNPIRKVSLMNYLVEKKAEYHFRHHDEVEKKWVQEFPKLKEAKNYKEFLSGTTKEEKGEVVNAMYNQFSDKILMELALLVGTIHIIVSLLRYVKRNWAAVGWVVFLIGGYLYAPYYLGATSIVDVLFDIRPEITGKEGIYLIYLGIGLAFLLSFIQNKIFGLLEVMNLIQIFGDILSYLRLYALALAGAMVAAVINEFSAKTNIVFGILLFVIGHLVNIALAVMGGVIHGLRLNFLEWYHYSFEGGGKKFDPLRLEQLE; the protein is encoded by the coding sequence ATGCGTATTGATGTAAAAAAGTTTTTATTCGTTGGATTAGAAGACGATAAGGGTCTATTTTTTTCAAAAGCACAAGAAGCTGGTATTACTCACTTTATTTCACAAAATGGATCAACTCCTAAAGAAATGCCAACTTGCATAGCGCAAATGACGCAGGCCTTAAAAATTTTAAGAGGGCTAACTCCTTTGCCCCAGGAAGAGCCGGCTGATTCTAATGTAGCCCATGGTATGGCTTTAAGAATTATTAAATTAAAAGAAAAAATTGAAAAGAACCAGCAAGATTTGCGCGTTAATGACCTCGAAATGGCAAGAGTTGCCGCTTTTGGAGATTTTTCTTTTGAAAATCTTCATGAAATTGAAAAAACATCTAATCGAGTGATTCAATTTTTTTATGCAAAACAAGGTTTTGCTGAAGAGAATGAAATTCCTGATGAAGTCATTTATGTGGGTTCAGATTTTGGTTTAGATTATTTTGTTAGCATAACAAAAGAGCCAAAAAAATATGATGGGATGACGGAAATGCATTTTACGCAAACCCATGGGACTTTAAAGCAAAAGAAAAAGACGATCGAAAATGAGATACATGCTACCGAACATGAACTTAGAGGATACGCAAAATACAATCGTTATTTACAAAAAGCTTTAATAGAAGATTTAAATCTTTATCACTTAAATGAAGCAAAAGCTGGTGTTAAAAACGAACTCGGGAACGGGATATTTGCTATAGAAGGGTGGGTACCTGTAAATAAGATTGATGAGATGAAAAATTCTGTACAAAACTTACATGTTTATGCAGAAGAAGTGGCTATTAATCCAGAAGATTCAATTCCTACTTATTTAGAAAATACAGGTTATAATCGGGTTGGGGAAGACTTAGTCCATATTTATGATACACCGTCTCATACCGATAAAGACCCCTCTTTATGGGTATTGTTATGGTTTGCATTCTTTTTTTCGATGATTGTAGGCGATGCAGGCTACGGTTTAATCTTTTTATTAACAGCACTATATATACGTTACCGCAACAAAACTTTTACAACCTTTGGCCACAGAATGTGGAAACTTTTTATGTTGCTAGCAGCAGGTTGTATTACTTGGGGTATACTAATGAATTCTTTCTTTGGGATTCAAATCGGAATGGATAATCCCATTAGAAAAGTCTCTTTAATGAATTATCTAGTTGAAAAAAAGGCTGAGTACCATTTTAGACACCACGATGAAGTTGAGAAAAAATGGGTGCAAGAATTTCCAAAACTTAAAGAAGCAAAAAATTATAAAGAATTTTTAAGTGGTACCACTAAGGAAGAAAAAGGGGAAGTTGTCAATGCTATGTACAACCAATTTTCTGATAAAATTCTAATGGAATTAGCTTTGCTTGTTGGTACTATTCACATTATTGTTTCTCTTTTACGCTATGTAAAGCGCAATTGGGCAGCCGTTGGTTGGGTAGTCTTTTTAATAGGGGGATATTTATATGCACCTTATTATTTGGGAGCTACTTCTATCGTTGATGTACTTTTTGACATTAGGCCTGAAATTACGGGAAAAGAGGGGATTTATTTAATCTACTTAGGAATTGGTCTCGCCTTTTTGCTTTCCTTTATTCAAAATAAAATTTTTGGCTTGCTTGAAGTCATGAATCTTATTCAAATATTTGGAGATATACTATCTTATTTAAGACTTTACGCTTTAGCATTAGCCGGTGCTATGGTTGCAGCTGTCATTAATGAATTTTCGGCAAAAACTAATATTGTATTTGGAATTTTATTATTCGTAATTGGACATCTAGTCAATATTGCCTTAGCCGTAATGGGGGGAGTTATTCACGGTCTTCGTCTTAACTTTTTAGAGTGGTATCACTATTCTTTTGAAGGTGGAGGAAAAAAATTTGACCCATTGCGCCTTGAACAATTAGAATGA
- a CDS encoding putative transposase OrfB, which produces MKFEFMSKYEKEFNIGQMANILGVSRSGYYNFSKRSESFRAKEHKRLKEKIKKIHEQNRGIYGSPRVHAVLKKQGETCSRRKVAKIMREEKIQAKMRKRWKKTTKVNEKAEVSLNHLNQNFMVEAPDKVWVSDITYIPTQEGWLYVAIVMDLFSRKVVGLSMGNRLQTNLVTNALKQALNHRSIPKGLIHHSDKGCQYTSREFRELANRYGIKLSMSIKGNCYDNAVAESFFHTLKTEHTHFCKYRIREEAKSSIFEYIEVFYNRKRLHSTNGYFSPQEYENIWKSKRYAD; this is translated from the coding sequence ATGAAATTTGAATTCATGAGTAAATATGAAAAGGAATTTAACATTGGGCAGATGGCTAACATATTGGGGGTTTCGCGGTCAGGTTACTACAATTTTTCAAAAAGAAGCGAAAGTTTCAGGGCTAAGGAACATAAAAGACTTAAGGAAAAAATCAAAAAAATCCACGAACAAAATAGGGGGATATATGGTAGTCCTCGAGTTCACGCTGTACTGAAAAAGCAAGGAGAGACCTGCTCTCGAAGAAAGGTAGCAAAGATAATGAGAGAGGAAAAAATTCAAGCGAAAATGCGAAAGCGTTGGAAAAAGACTACAAAGGTAAATGAGAAGGCAGAGGTAAGCCTAAATCATTTAAATCAGAACTTTATGGTAGAAGCTCCTGATAAGGTGTGGGTTTCGGATATCACCTATATCCCTACCCAGGAAGGATGGCTGTACGTGGCTATAGTAATGGATTTATTTTCCCGTAAGGTGGTTGGACTTAGTATGGGAAACAGGTTGCAGACAAATTTGGTTACAAATGCTTTAAAGCAAGCTTTGAATCACCGATCAATACCCAAAGGATTAATACATCATTCAGATAAGGGTTGCCAATATACCAGTCGAGAGTTTAGAGAATTGGCAAATAGATATGGTATCAAGCTAAGTATGAGTATTAAAGGCAATTGTTATGATAATGCGGTTGCAGAGAGCTTCTTTCACACGTTGAAAACAGAGCACACCCATTTTTGCAAATATAGGATTAGAGAAGAGGCAAAAAGTAGTATTTTTGAATACATTGAGGTGTTTTATAACCGCAAAAGATTACATTCAACAAATGGCTACTTTTCACCACAAGAATATGAAAATATCTGGAAATCAAAAAGATACGCAGATTAA
- the aroF gene encoding Phospho-2-dehydro-3-deoxyheptonate aldolase, Tyr-sensitive: MSIPCPNFIREKFPLSTQAEEFIISSKTEIQNILTYKSSKFIVILGPCSIHDPKATLEYAVRLKELSNNLKDSFFILMRVYYEKPRTSFGWKGYVTDPYLNQSSEIGDGLTLTRQLLTQIAELQIPIATEFLDPFTYPYFSDTISWGCIGARTSSSPLHRQIASNLPMPIGFKNTPEGSIDIAIQGMRVAKQAHRFLGLEKNGMVNLISSYGNHYSHLVLRGSNLASNYDPHSVNNALLELSRFDVMQRLIIDCSHDNSKRDIVKQQEVLASVIDQYIEGNNGICGLMAESFLYSGNQNITETLKYGVSVTDPCLDWETTERILYQAYHKLKVPEHVLVKT, from the coding sequence ATGTCTATACCATGTCCTAATTTTATTCGAGAAAAATTTCCTCTATCGACACAAGCAGAAGAATTTATTATCTCTTCTAAAACAGAAATTCAAAACATTTTAACGTATAAATCTTCTAAATTTATTGTTATTTTAGGACCTTGTTCTATTCATGATCCGAAAGCTACCTTAGAATATGCTGTTCGCTTAAAAGAGCTTTCAAATAATTTAAAAGACTCATTTTTTATTCTAATGCGAGTATATTATGAAAAGCCAAGGACTAGTTTTGGGTGGAAAGGATATGTCACAGACCCCTACCTAAACCAAAGTTCTGAAATTGGAGATGGCTTAACTTTAACACGCCAACTTTTGACACAAATTGCAGAGTTGCAAATTCCTATTGCAACGGAATTTTTGGACCCCTTTACCTATCCTTATTTTTCTGACACGATCTCATGGGGGTGCATTGGAGCTCGCACTTCTTCATCACCTTTACATAGGCAAATAGCTTCAAATTTACCAATGCCAATAGGCTTTAAAAATACACCAGAAGGCTCGATTGATATAGCCATTCAAGGTATGCGCGTAGCAAAGCAAGCACACCGCTTTTTAGGATTAGAAAAAAATGGCATGGTGAATTTAATATCCAGTTATGGAAATCATTATTCTCATCTAGTGCTTCGAGGCTCTAATTTAGCAAGTAATTATGACCCTCATTCTGTAAACAATGCTCTTTTAGAACTTTCACGATTTGATGTTATGCAACGTTTAATTATTGACTGTTCACACGACAACTCAAAACGTGACATCGTAAAGCAACAAGAAGTTTTGGCTTCAGTTATTGATCAATATATTGAAGGAAATAATGGTATTTGCGGTTTAATGGCAGAGAGTTTTTTGTATTCAGGAAACCAAAATATCACAGAAACTCTTAAATATGGAGTATCTGTTACTGACCCTTGCCTTGATTGGGAAACAACCGAAAGAATTTTGTATCAAGCCTATCACAAATTAAAAGTTCCAGAACATGTTCTTGTAAAAACTTAA
- a CDS encoding V-type ATP synthase subunit K, protein MDLSFNMAGPILALGLSLIGSSIGLYIAGAASHAAMSRVDEGHGKFIGMSAAPSSQAIYGFLEMLLLANAINEGRVSPISGVVIGVAVGSAIMLSSIYQGMVCATGIQASMKQPAIFGKCFAAVGLIESISLFAFVFSLLIM, encoded by the coding sequence ATGGACTTAAGTTTTAATATGGCCGGGCCAATATTAGCCTTAGGCTTGAGTTTGATCGGTAGTAGTATCGGTTTATATATAGCAGGAGCTGCTTCTCATGCAGCTATGAGTCGCGTTGATGAAGGACATGGTAAATTTATTGGTATGTCTGCAGCGCCATCTTCACAAGCAATTTATGGCTTTTTGGAAATGCTTTTATTAGCAAATGCCATCAACGAAGGAAGAGTTTCTCCAATATCTGGCGTTGTGATTGGGGTAGCGGTTGGTAGTGCAATCATGTTATCTTCTATTTATCAAGGTATGGTTTGCGCAACAGGTATTCAAGCCTCTATGAAACAACCGGCCATTTTTGGTAAATGTTTTGCTGCGGTCGGTTTGATTGAATCTATATCGCTTTTTGCTTTTGTTTTCTCTTTGCTTATTATGTAA
- a CDS encoding Transposase — MTNPRKYDREFKLNAVKLYCEGNKSLAVLASDLGIPMATLAAWVKQFKKNGVECFPGSGNLKPSDEELYLLRKELAEVKQERDILKKVVAIFSKPKE, encoded by the coding sequence ATGACAAATCCAAGAAAATACGATCGTGAATTCAAACTAAATGCTGTGAAGTTATATTGCGAAGGCAACAAAAGTTTAGCTGTATTGGCTTCAGATCTAGGAATTCCCATGGCAACACTTGCAGCATGGGTAAAACAATTTAAGAAAAATGGAGTTGAATGTTTCCCCGGTTCAGGAAATTTAAAACCAAGTGATGAAGAATTATATCTTTTACGCAAAGAGCTTGCCGAGGTTAAGCAAGAGCGAGACATCCTAAAAAAAGTAGTGGCCATCTTCTCAAAACCAAAAGAATGA